A genome region from Setaria italica strain Yugu1 chromosome III, Setaria_italica_v2.0, whole genome shotgun sequence includes the following:
- the LOC101760521 gene encoding uncharacterized protein LOC101760521, whose translation MDSPPPPPPSLPPVTLPWPDLLAGAASSTRRLIAAHSRHFLALSSLLLLPLALLLLALPCPFLPASASNPAAPSVSLRAPPDPRRNPLPLPLPLLALAAALLYLAAFAAAAASAHAGFFGRPVRLLASLCSVPASLIRLVITALPASPLLLLPLLPLPAPLRAALPVLGAVLLSPFWSLAGAAAVVESTAGFAPLRRSCRLLWGARLAALFAFLVFGAGICVTLWGFGGVAAETCDAAAGWSAMAPVVVKAVAGTALLAVMMLYGMVANIVLYMHCRAQHGELAGEIYNEFANMYVFLPFDDGKDRHVVSVVTVWP comes from the coding sequence ATGgactccccgccgccgccgccgccctcgctccCGCCAGTCACCCTCCCCTGGCCGGACCTCCTTGCCGGCGCGGCGTCCTCCACGCGCCGCCTCATCGCGGCCCACTCCCGCCACTTCCTCGCGCTCTCCTcgctgctcctgctcccgctcgcgctcctcctcctcgccctcccctgccccttcctccccgcctccgcctccaaccccgccgccccctccgtcTCGCTCCGGGCCCCGCCGGATCCGCGGCGGAACCCGCTGcccctcccgctcccgctcctcgccctcgccgccgcgctcctctacctcgccgccttcgccgccgccgcggccagcgcGCACGCGGGCTTCTTCGGCCGCCCCGTCAGGCTCCTCGCCTCGCTCTGCTCCGTGCCGGCCTCCCTCATCCGCCTCGTCATCACCGCGCTCCCGGCCTCCCCGCTCCTCCTACTCCCCCTGCTCCCGCTCCCTGCCCCGCTCCGCGCAGCGCTCCCCGTCCTCGGCGCCGTCCTCCTATCCCCCTTCTggtccctcgccggcgccgccgctgtggTCGAATCAACAGCCGGTTTCGCCCCGCTCCGCCGCAGCTGCCGGCTGCTCTGGGGCGCGCGCCTCGCCGCGCTCTTCGCGTTCCTGGTCTTCGGCGCCGGGATCTGCGTCACGCTCTGGGGGTTCGGCGGGGTGGCCGCGGAGACGTGCGATGCTGCCGCTGGGTGGTCTGCGATGGCGCCCGTGGTGGTAAAGGCGGTGGCTGGCACAGCGCTGCTCGCCGTGATGATGCTGTACGGGATGGTGGCCAACATTGTGCTGTACATGCACTGCCGTGCGCAGCATGGGGAGCTTGCTGGGGAGATCTACAACGAGTTCGCCAACATGTATGTCTTCCTGCCCTTTGATGATGGCAAGGATCGGCATGTCGTTTCGGTGGTTACTGTTTGGCCATGA